TAGACTTGGAAATGCTTGTGAATTGTAATGAGCTTTATCTGAACTAAGCGTGATTTCTAGTGATAGTTAGTGCAGTTAACTTATTCTAGGTATTGAGTCATattgagtgagagagaggacCTGCAAAATCAACCACAGGGACCAGAGGGCGTTGGCGGAGAACATGATGAGAGAGCCCTTGATCCACTCCCCGGAGCTTGAGGGGTCGCCGATGCTTCCGGATCCGGATGGCGGGGACTGCCTCGCGGGTCCTGGAGAAGACCAGTTGATCAAGTTCACGGGTGGCCCCTTCACGAACGCATACACCAAAGCCCCTGAAACCCCCATCACCGATCCCACCACTTTTGCCCATCCATGCCACTTTCCCACACTAATGCCCTCCATCCTAACATATACAAAAGAAcagataaaaattttaaatcgttTTCACCTACGGATCCCTTGATATTTGCTTTTCCTAGACGTATCGAAtcatgttaatttgtgcaagaaatcaCTTCTCTGCTCCTGCGCCGCAATGCCGTCGGGACAAATCAAATGAGTTTGCCGACGAAGTAACGAAAATTGCACGTGCTAACTACTTCGtcgagtatatatatatatatatatatatggaagagaaagaaattacCTTAAGACAACAGCCATGATAAAAGTAATGGCAGGAATGGTGTTGGTGGTGGCGGCCGCGAAAGTTGCCGATGTGTAGTTAATTGCCACGCAATAGAGGTTTAAACTCAGTGTGAGCCTGAAATTCCGACAAGAAAAAAGTTGATGCTAATAAATCAGACATATTCATAATCATGAAAGCTCTAGCATCCAACTACTCGTCCAAAGTGGGAGCCAGAAACGTGTTGGAACTTATTAGTATGTATTGATACCCGGAAAAGGCGATCAAGAAGATCTTGAAGAGTAAGCCGTATGTGAGAGTCGCCGACCCCTTCCTGTAATTTTGATTCAATAAGATGATAAgaaaaccttttttttccttaacgAGTGCGATGTGGTCATAacgaaatagagagagaaatgattCAAGATGAAATTAAGCATAAACTCCTCGATTAAAAGGAGAGACCTTTCGAGGAAAAAGGCGAAGGGGGCGAGAACGAGGAAGGCAAGAGCTTGCCGATACACGACGAAGATGAAAGGGTTCATGCCCTTGGCAATGGCCGCCTTGGAGAACAAGGCCATGCCTGCATAGACACACTGCACAGACACCATCGCAATATAAGGCTTGTAGCTACCCATTTTCTTAAGTTCTGAAAAAGCCAAGGGATATCTATGCTTGTGCAATGACTGTAAGTAGAGTGACATGAACGAGCGTTTATATAaagagccagagagagagagagagagagagctgcgaCTTAATTTGTTTGGTTGTGTTCCTGTCGATACACGGAAATCTGGGACAATGTGAAAGGCGTGTCTTACATAGCAGGAGCATTTGGGATGTCAGGTGTCCCTGTCTTGCATCTTGGACTCGCAAAACAGCAGCACTTGGGTCAGTGCTTGATGGGGGGAAGACTATTCGTGGGATACACTCATTGAACAGGTGGTGTCGGGCTCCGTAGATTCTCAATATGTTATCGGTTTGAACTAGCCAGTAGCCTGAGCATATTCACAGTA
The window above is part of the Eucalyptus grandis isolate ANBG69807.140 chromosome 6, ASM1654582v1, whole genome shotgun sequence genome. Proteins encoded here:
- the LOC104449597 gene encoding WAT1-related protein At1g43650, which encodes MSLYLQSLHKHRYPLAFSELKKMGSYKPYIAMVSVQCVYAGMALFSKAAIAKGMNPFIFVVYRQALAFLVLAPFAFFLERKGSATLTYGLLFKIFLIAFSGLTLSLNLYCVAINYTSATFAAATTNTIPAITFIMAVVLRMEGISVGKWHGWAKVVGSVMGVSGALVYAFVKGPPVNLINWSSPGPARQSPPSGSGSIGDPSSSGEWIKGSLIMFSANALWSLWLILQRPIIKQYPAKLRLTTLQCFFSCIQSAFWAIAKERDPVAWKLGWDMQLLSVVYCGVIVTAISYWLQVWAIEKKGPVFTAMFTPVALIIAAFFSAFLWKETLFRGSLVGAMLMVGGLYFVLWGKIKEDGNKEVKDNRRPEIKEEVTSDCIPV